Sequence from the Fictibacillus arsenicus genome:
ATCTTTAGGCATGCTCACTAATAGTCCCCCGGAAGTTACGGCATCGCATAGTATATGCTGCTGCCATACCTCGAGATGATCATCATACTTCACGTCTTCTTGAATCCAGCGATGGTTTGCTTTTGATCCGCCAGGGACGACCCCTTCTTGAGCGAGTTCTATTGTGCCAGGAAGTAAAGGTACGTCTTCAAAATTGATGTGTATTGAAATGCCTCCGGTGCCTTTAGCCATTTCGGTGGCATGACCGAGCAGGCCGAATCCAGTAACATCTGTTACAGCATGAGGTGAAAGGCCTTCTAAACATTCGGCAGCTGTTTTATTTAATTCTGCCATCGTTTCAGTCACAAGCTGAAGCTGTTCAGATGTAAGTTTGTCTTTTTTAATAGCGGTTGTCTGGATTCCTACACCAATCGGCTTCGTTAAAACAAGTGCATCACCTGGCCTTGCACCAACATTTTTGAAAACCTTAGAAGGGTGTACGAGTCCGGTTACAGATAGACCAAATTTAGGCTCAGCATCGTCTATGGAATGTCCGCCTACAAGGACTGCACCAGACTCTTTTACTTTGTCTGCAGCACCTTTAAGAATTTCTGCTAATACATCGTGACCTAATACCGCTATCGGGAAACCTACGATATTCATCACGGTAGTGGGACGTCCGCCCATCGCGTAGACATCGCTTAAAGAATTTGCAGCAGCAATCTGACCAAACATATACGGGTCGTCAACGATCGGGGTGAAGAAATCAACAGTTTGTATCATAGCAAGTTCATCTGTTAATTTATAAACTCCGGCATCGTCGGATGTATCAAGACCTACTAAAAGGTTAGGGTCATATTCTCTTTCTGGTAAATGACGCAAAACTTGCGCCAGGTCTTCAGGACCAATCTTGCATCCTCAGCCACCTTTTGATGACAGATGGGTAAGCTTTACTTTGTCTTTGCTCGTCATTTGTATAACGCACCTCCTATAGGTAGTATAAACAATTTTTTTGTTTATTGGCTAAGGATATACTAAAATAGTCTTAAAAAAGGAGGATGAATGATGAAAGTAAGTATCGAATTCTGCATGATGTGAAACTTTGCACCAAAAGCCGCGAGTCTCGCGGAGGACCTTTTTAGCCATTTCCGTTCACAAATTCCATCACTTGAGCTTTTACCTAGTTCAGGCGGGGTATTTGAAGTATCTGTTAATGGCAGTAAAATCTATTCGAAAAAAGAAACAGGAGAATTTCCTGATCACGATTGGATCATTCAAGAACTTGAAAAATTGAATGCTTAAATGGAAAGATCCTCCTTTAAGGATATCTGTTTAAGCCTTTTAGGAGGAGTTTCATTTTGATAAAATCAAACCTTTTAAGGCAGTTGCCTGCGGTTCATGAAGTCACTAAAGAAATCAGTCTTGAAATGAATGGTAAAAATGAAAAGGAAATAACACGTGCTGTTCAGGACGCAATAGCATTCTGGCGCAATCGTATACAAACTGATTGGAATTCCATTGACTTGAACGCTGATATTCAGGGACTCATCAAAGAAACTATTAGAAAAAAATTAGCCAGTCCTAAAAATCAGATTCGAACGGTTATAAACGCAAGCGGTGTAGTGATCCACACTAATATGGGAAGATCAAGGCTAAGTGAAAGCGCCGTTAAAAGGATGACAGAAACAGCCTATATGTATTCGAATCTGGAGTATAACTTAGAACAAGGAAAAAGAGGTTCAAGACACGATCTGACAGAGGATTTAATAAAGAAATCGACTGGTGCAGAAGCAGTACTTGTAGTAAATAATAATGCTGCTGCGGTTTATCTTATTTTAAAAGCTCTTGCGAAAAATAAGGAAGTTATTGTTTCCAGAGGCGAGCTTGTTGAGATAGGCGGGTCCTTCCGTGTGTCATCAATCATGGAAGAAAGCGGTGCGCTTTTAAAAGAAGTGGGCACCACGAATAAAACTCATTACGCCGACTATGAAAAAGCCATAAATGAAAATACAGGCATGGTGATGAAAGTACATACGAGCAATTTTAAAGTTATTGGATTCACAAAAAATGTTTCTTCAGCTGAGTTGATGAAACTAAAAGCAGATTCACCGGAAGTTATCATCTATGAAGATTTGGGGAGCGGGGCACTTTATCCATTTCAAGCGCATGGAATCGGTGAGGAACCTTTAGTTTCTTCTATAATTAATCAGGGAATTGATTTAGTTTCTTTTAGTGGTGATAAGCTGTTAGGAGGTCCGCAGGCAGGGATCATTGCAGGTAAAAAGAAATATATAGATATTTTAAAGAAACATCAGCTCGCACGTGTGCTTCGTGTAGATAAATTTACAATCGCAGCATTGAATGAAACTTTAAATTCCTATCTTAATGAAGATTTTTTATCGATTCCGACCGTACGGGATATTTTAAAAACGCCAGATGAGATTAAAATAAGAACACTTGAATTAATGGGGCAGATTCATAATCGGGATAATTTAAAGACGGATATCATTGAAGAATTTTCAAAAGTTGGCGGAGGCACAATGCCTGAAGTGAAATTGCCAACATATTGCCTCGTTTTAAAACATGATAACGGTGCATCTTATTTGGCAAACCTGTTACGCGAAACCCGAGTGCCGGTAATTGTTAGAATTAAAGATGACGAAGTTCTGCTGGATCTAAGAACAGTTACAGAGGAAGAAGAATCAATTCTAATAGAAGCGATAAATTCAGTTACTGCTTAAGAAACTCATTTTTTATTTGAAAAAAAAGTAAAATTATATGATGAAGAGCAGTTTTTATGTGATTGTGGCTTCTGGCTTCTAAAAAAAACAAAACGGGCTATCCCAAAAGGGCTAGCCCGTCTTTTTATATATTCTTAACTGCCTTGACCATGATTTTGTCTTGTATGGTTTCGTTGTTTTACCTTTTTTGACCCGCTCATTGGTGCAGGCTGGCCAGGATTTTCGCCTTTAGGTGCATTTTTTCTAATATCTTTAAATGTATTATGTTCTCCCATAAAATTGCCCTCCTTTTGAATAATAATTATTTAAAATGGAAGCTTAAAGGTATATCAAACCAAAAAAGGAAGGTTATTATGCCATATCACAAAGATAAGCAGCAAGCATACCAGGCAGCAGAACAAGGTTATCATCATGCAATCGAAGTATCAAAACAGTTAAATGCTTCCAACAGTGAATACGGCGTTTATTATTCTCACTTTATGACAGAGAATGAGAAGGCACGCCAGCAGATTGAAAATGCCCTGGAAACAGCATCAGAACATCAGCATTCACAGCTGAAAAATTATTTGAATGAATTAGAACAGCTTCAAAATCAATTTCCGAAACCTTAATGACGTTTCTTCGTTTTTTTAT
This genomic interval carries:
- the selD gene encoding selenide, water dikinase SelD; translated protein: MTSKDKVKLTHLSSKGGUGCKIGPEDLAQVLRHLPEREYDPNLLVGLDTSDDAGVYKLTDELAMIQTVDFFTPIVDDPYMFGQIAAANSLSDVYAMGGRPTTVMNIVGFPIAVLGHDVLAEILKGAADKVKESGAVLVGGHSIDDAEPKFGLSVTGLVHPSKVFKNVGARPGDALVLTKPIGVGIQTTAIKKDKLTSEQLQLVTETMAELNKTAAECLEGLSPHAVTDVTGFGLLGHATEMAKGTGGISIHINFEDVPLLPGTIELAQEGVVPGGSKANHRWIQEDVKYDDHLEVWQQHILCDAVTSGGLLVSMPKDEADEYIKRLHAKGRKNASIVGKVTELTEKPIIAK
- a CDS encoding Rdx family protein; this encodes MMKVSIEFCMMUNFAPKAASLAEDLFSHFRSQIPSLELLPSSGGVFEVSVNGSKIYSKKETGEFPDHDWIIQELEKLNA
- the selA gene encoding L-seryl-tRNA(Sec) selenium transferase, which translates into the protein MIKSNLLRQLPAVHEVTKEISLEMNGKNEKEITRAVQDAIAFWRNRIQTDWNSIDLNADIQGLIKETIRKKLASPKNQIRTVINASGVVIHTNMGRSRLSESAVKRMTETAYMYSNLEYNLEQGKRGSRHDLTEDLIKKSTGAEAVLVVNNNAAAVYLILKALAKNKEVIVSRGELVEIGGSFRVSSIMEESGALLKEVGTTNKTHYADYEKAINENTGMVMKVHTSNFKVIGFTKNVSSAELMKLKADSPEVIIYEDLGSGALYPFQAHGIGEEPLVSSIINQGIDLVSFSGDKLLGGPQAGIIAGKKKYIDILKKHQLARVLRVDKFTIAALNETLNSYLNEDFLSIPTVRDILKTPDEIKIRTLELMGQIHNRDNLKTDIIEEFSKVGGGTMPEVKLPTYCLVLKHDNGASYLANLLRETRVPVIVRIKDDEVLLDLRTVTEEEESILIEAINSVTA
- a CDS encoding small acid-soluble spore protein P, which gives rise to MGEHNTFKDIRKNAPKGENPGQPAPMSGSKKVKQRNHTRQNHGQGS